The segment AAAAACCACGTTCGCGCGCGAATTCCTGCCCGCCGCTCGCGTGGTGGAATTTCTGAACGCCGACCTGCTGGCCGCTGGCCTGTCGCCATTCCAGCCGGGTGCTATGGCTGTGCGTTCGGCGCGACTGCTCTTGGGGCGCTGGCGGGAACTGCTGATGTTACGGAGAGACTTCGCCTTCGAGAGCACCTTGAGCGGACGCACTTACGCCACCATGTTACGCGCAGCCCGTACGGCGGGCTATGAAGTTCGCCTGTGTTATCTGTGGCTGCCTAATGTCAGCATGTCGTTGCGCCGCGTCCGCCAGCGGGTCCGTAAAGGTGGCCATGATGTGCCGGAAGCCGATTTGCGCCGACGCTTTTTGCCGAGTTTACAGAA is part of the Verrucomicrobiota bacterium genome and harbors:
- a CDS encoding AAA family ATPase, encoding MPQPHTPVVYVIAGPNGAGKTTFAREFLPAARVVEFLNADLLAAGLSPFQPGAMAVRSARLLLGRWRELLMLRRDFAFESTLSGRTYATMLRAARTAGYEVRLCYLWLPNVSMSLRRVRQRVRKGGHDVPEADLRRRFLPSLQNFFSLYLPLADEALLFNAAGIPPQLVARWKGQTALLIKPELYDHIQKQIEAGC